One segment of Sander vitreus isolate 19-12246 chromosome 20, sanVit1, whole genome shotgun sequence DNA contains the following:
- the tnfaip2b gene encoding tumor necrosis factor alpha-induced protein 2 isoform X2 → MTVTDGLRLNFFPDGWFTFGRSPRGQAVVKNPSTTDGHSSPGDEKPQIVTLTFEQRLEAQQLCEAGQLLIEREDRLFGEINDAEALTHHEEEVNKLAADHQALQGLVLKTLSLSLGEVSSEALTSAVKAVNQEEDQDQQWTQRTWTPPDWRPSGWKKLHDSTLHSLVEERLDNPATPPADKGNMSAIEADVCSMGWQLKEDLLSVVDEVKSCYPPEWNITHFYVRLYHEAFSTRLRKIADFGLEDKDCTVLLHWVNEFYPLILQKQELANEIDIQALGKLLPEDLLKNLEEQYLSKQQDDLTTFIKRILEEEEQKWKNGEEPIRRDGCFVSTVAYDIIQLINSTVTLAAKIVGDLHKAQSITCPLKDLMQRYNIFQKDVMKQNKPNSQPIIKAHLGSMEQFRDVLDKNKELFTEDVRESSLHVLTDMKQSAHTYLLKPVHDVLKPQYRMLGTNNWLHEAVFEKLLDSIEKEIQDLHGSCESCHQKLIGQLHQEVAKEYVRRLLKGQVKLKDKERQLKAYGIVKDNAESLHHLFGKMGSEEDWCKEILTKIAEVLKLQDLPAIQMQVVSLGTAYPDLSEKHVSALLKLKTNLSRADRKIVKETLSDTLREMGSADISRPFFSGVQVK, encoded by the exons ATGACAGTCACAGACGGACTCAGGCTGAACTTTTTCCCGGATGGTTGGTTTACCTTCGGGAGGAGCCCCAGAGGTCAGGCCGTTGTCAAAAACCCCTCCACGACTGATGGACACAGCTCACCCGGTGATGAGAAGCCCCAAATCG TGACCCTCACTTTTGAGCAGAGACTTGAGGCCCAACAGTTGTGTGAGGCCGGCCAGCTgctgatagagagagaggatcGTCTGTTCGGGGAGATAAACGATGCAGAGGCACTTACACATCATGAGGAAGAAGTAAACAAGCTTGCTGCAGATCACCAGGCCCTGCAAGGACTTGTACTGAAGACTCTCTCGCTCAGCCTGGGGGAGGTCAGTTCGGAGGCTCTGACGTCTGCGGTGAAGGCCGTGAACCAGGAGGAGGACCAGGACCAGCAGTGGACTCAGAGGACTTGGACCCCTCCGGACTGGAGGCCCAGTGGATGGAAAAAGCTCCACGACTCCACACTTCACAGCCTGGTGGAGGAGCGCTTAGACAACCCTGCGACGCCCCCTGCTGACAAGGGGAACATGTCTGCTATCGAGGCGGACGTCTGCAGCATGGGCTGGCAACTGAAGGAGGACCTGCTGTCTGTGGTGGACGAGGTCAAGAGTTGCTACCCGCCTGAGTGGAACATAACTCATTTTTACGTCAGGTTGTACCACGAAGCCTTCAGCACCAGACTCAGGAAGATTGCAGACTTTGGTCTGGAGGACAAGGACTGCACTGTCCTCCTGCACTGGGTCAACGAGTTTTACCCACT AATCCTTCAAAAGCAGGAGCTGGCCAATGAAATCGATATTCAAGCTCTGGGAAAACTGCTGCCTGAAGACTTGTTGAAAAATCTGGAGGAGCAATACCTGAGCAAACAACAG GATGATCTGACGACGTTCATCAAGCGCAtcctggaggaagaggagcagaagtGGAAAAATGGAGAGGAGCCGATAAGAAGGGACGGCTGCTTCGTCAGTACTGTGGCCTACGACATCATTCAG CTTATAAATAGTACGGTGACATTGGCTGCAAAAATTGTGGGAGATCTGCACAAGGCCCAGAGCATAACGTGCCCTCTAAAAGATTTAATGCAGAG GTACAACATCTTCCAAAAAGACGTCATGaagcaaaacaaaccaaacagccAGCCGATTATCAAGGCACACCTCGGCAGTATGGAGCAGTTCAG GGACGTCCTCGATAAGAATAAAGAGCTGTTTACAGAGGACGTGCGAGAAAGTTCACTGCATGTTCTGACTGACATGAAACAGTCTGCCCACACATATTTATTAAAACCTGTGCACGATGTCCTCaag CCACAGTACCGCATGCTGGGAACCAACAACTGGCTGCATGAGGCCGTGTTTGAGAAGCTGCTGGACAGCATTGAAAAAGAGATTCAGGATCTTCATGGTTCCTGTGAATCCTGTCACCAG AAACTGATTGGCCAGCTGCACCAGGAAGTCGCAAAAGAATATGTGAGGCGGCTCCTGAAAGGACAAGTCAAATTGAAGGACAAGGAGCGGCAGCTGAAGGCCTACGGAATTGTAAAGGACAACGCAGAGAGTTTGCACCATTTATTTGGAAAAATG GGATCAGAGGAGGATTGGTGTAAGGAAATCCTGACCAAGATTGCAGAAGTGCTGAAACTCCAAGACCTCCCCGCCATACAGATGCAAGTAGTATCACTGGGAACTGCTTATCCTGACCTCAG TGAGAAACATGTTTCGGCTCTGCTCAAGCTCAAGACCAACCTCTCCAGAGCTGACAGGAAAATCGTCAAAGAGACTCTGTCGGACACTTTGAGGGAAATGGGAAGCGCCGACATTTCTCGTCCGTTTTTCTCCGGAGTTCAGGTCAAATGA
- the tnfaip2b gene encoding tumor necrosis factor alpha-induced protein 2 isoform X1, translating into MCSTLRCCFPYRSCRSEDLSDRRTSVSRIKMTVTDGLRLNFFPDGWFTFGRSPRGQAVVKNPSTTDGHSSPGDEKPQIVTLTFEQRLEAQQLCEAGQLLIEREDRLFGEINDAEALTHHEEEVNKLAADHQALQGLVLKTLSLSLGEVSSEALTSAVKAVNQEEDQDQQWTQRTWTPPDWRPSGWKKLHDSTLHSLVEERLDNPATPPADKGNMSAIEADVCSMGWQLKEDLLSVVDEVKSCYPPEWNITHFYVRLYHEAFSTRLRKIADFGLEDKDCTVLLHWVNEFYPLILQKQELANEIDIQALGKLLPEDLLKNLEEQYLSKQQDDLTTFIKRILEEEEQKWKNGEEPIRRDGCFVSTVAYDIIQLINSTVTLAAKIVGDLHKAQSITCPLKDLMQRYNIFQKDVMKQNKPNSQPIIKAHLGSMEQFRDVLDKNKELFTEDVRESSLHVLTDMKQSAHTYLLKPVHDVLKPQYRMLGTNNWLHEAVFEKLLDSIEKEIQDLHGSCESCHQKLIGQLHQEVAKEYVRRLLKGQVKLKDKERQLKAYGIVKDNAESLHHLFGKMGSEEDWCKEILTKIAEVLKLQDLPAIQMQVVSLGTAYPDLSEKHVSALLKLKTNLSRADRKIVKETLSDTLREMGSADISRPFFSGVQVK; encoded by the exons ATTTATCAGACCGTCGGACCAGTGTCTCTCGGATAAAGATGACAGTCACAGACGGACTCAGGCTGAACTTTTTCCCGGATGGTTGGTTTACCTTCGGGAGGAGCCCCAGAGGTCAGGCCGTTGTCAAAAACCCCTCCACGACTGATGGACACAGCTCACCCGGTGATGAGAAGCCCCAAATCG TGACCCTCACTTTTGAGCAGAGACTTGAGGCCCAACAGTTGTGTGAGGCCGGCCAGCTgctgatagagagagaggatcGTCTGTTCGGGGAGATAAACGATGCAGAGGCACTTACACATCATGAGGAAGAAGTAAACAAGCTTGCTGCAGATCACCAGGCCCTGCAAGGACTTGTACTGAAGACTCTCTCGCTCAGCCTGGGGGAGGTCAGTTCGGAGGCTCTGACGTCTGCGGTGAAGGCCGTGAACCAGGAGGAGGACCAGGACCAGCAGTGGACTCAGAGGACTTGGACCCCTCCGGACTGGAGGCCCAGTGGATGGAAAAAGCTCCACGACTCCACACTTCACAGCCTGGTGGAGGAGCGCTTAGACAACCCTGCGACGCCCCCTGCTGACAAGGGGAACATGTCTGCTATCGAGGCGGACGTCTGCAGCATGGGCTGGCAACTGAAGGAGGACCTGCTGTCTGTGGTGGACGAGGTCAAGAGTTGCTACCCGCCTGAGTGGAACATAACTCATTTTTACGTCAGGTTGTACCACGAAGCCTTCAGCACCAGACTCAGGAAGATTGCAGACTTTGGTCTGGAGGACAAGGACTGCACTGTCCTCCTGCACTGGGTCAACGAGTTTTACCCACT AATCCTTCAAAAGCAGGAGCTGGCCAATGAAATCGATATTCAAGCTCTGGGAAAACTGCTGCCTGAAGACTTGTTGAAAAATCTGGAGGAGCAATACCTGAGCAAACAACAG GATGATCTGACGACGTTCATCAAGCGCAtcctggaggaagaggagcagaagtGGAAAAATGGAGAGGAGCCGATAAGAAGGGACGGCTGCTTCGTCAGTACTGTGGCCTACGACATCATTCAG CTTATAAATAGTACGGTGACATTGGCTGCAAAAATTGTGGGAGATCTGCACAAGGCCCAGAGCATAACGTGCCCTCTAAAAGATTTAATGCAGAG GTACAACATCTTCCAAAAAGACGTCATGaagcaaaacaaaccaaacagccAGCCGATTATCAAGGCACACCTCGGCAGTATGGAGCAGTTCAG GGACGTCCTCGATAAGAATAAAGAGCTGTTTACAGAGGACGTGCGAGAAAGTTCACTGCATGTTCTGACTGACATGAAACAGTCTGCCCACACATATTTATTAAAACCTGTGCACGATGTCCTCaag CCACAGTACCGCATGCTGGGAACCAACAACTGGCTGCATGAGGCCGTGTTTGAGAAGCTGCTGGACAGCATTGAAAAAGAGATTCAGGATCTTCATGGTTCCTGTGAATCCTGTCACCAG AAACTGATTGGCCAGCTGCACCAGGAAGTCGCAAAAGAATATGTGAGGCGGCTCCTGAAAGGACAAGTCAAATTGAAGGACAAGGAGCGGCAGCTGAAGGCCTACGGAATTGTAAAGGACAACGCAGAGAGTTTGCACCATTTATTTGGAAAAATG GGATCAGAGGAGGATTGGTGTAAGGAAATCCTGACCAAGATTGCAGAAGTGCTGAAACTCCAAGACCTCCCCGCCATACAGATGCAAGTAGTATCACTGGGAACTGCTTATCCTGACCTCAG TGAGAAACATGTTTCGGCTCTGCTCAAGCTCAAGACCAACCTCTCCAGAGCTGACAGGAAAATCGTCAAAGAGACTCTGTCGGACACTTTGAGGGAAATGGGAAGCGCCGACATTTCTCGTCCGTTTTTCTCCGGAGTTCAGGTCAAATGA